The Brassica oleracea var. oleracea cultivar TO1000 chromosome C6, BOL, whole genome shotgun sequence genome includes a region encoding these proteins:
- the LOC106296995 gene encoding uncharacterized protein LOC106296995, with translation MVSRQEGTLFSRKRDFTAYGEEFHNSFKKIKQDDQSLGKLQSTMFSERSNSESMRSVTFDFELQLHTPLTTETKGYSKTSVDQRTYPKDSLLVERPKMSLDLELNLSPSYSPTNTTKKIEESSNHNETVSSSKGKNLTGPSKKTTTGTGLNRSLSWLAFEGGDDDDHKEQEMVTKVCMKCHMLVMLCTSTPVCPNCKFMHPHDHSSTKLFKPSNLLRLLC, from the exons ATGGTTTCTCGACAAGAAGGAACCCTTTTCTCTAGAAAGAGAGATTTCACAGCTTATGGAGAAGAATTTCACAATTCATTCAAGAAGATCAAACAAGACGATCAATCACTGGGAAAACTTCAGAGCACCATGTTCAGTGAACGATCAAACTCAGAGAGTATGAGATCAGTTACCTTTGATTTTGAACTTCAACTCCACACTCCTCTAACCACAGAAACTAAG GGCTATTCCAAAACATCTGTGGATCAAAGGACATACCCCAAAGATTCACTGCTTGTTGAGCGACCAAAGATGAGCCTAGACCTTGAGCTGAACCTCTCACCTTCTTATTCACCTACAAATACCACAAAGAAAATAGAGGAATCCTCAAATCACAATGAAACCGTGTCATCTTCGAAGGGTAAGAATTTGACAGGCCCTAGTAAGAAGACCACGACTGGGACAGGACTAAACCGATCATTGTCATGGCTTGCTTTTGAAGGTGGTGATGATGATGATCACAAGGAGCAAGAGATGGTAACAAAAGTGTGCATGAAATGCCACATGCTGGTTATGTTGTGCACATCAACTCCTGTTTGTCCCAACTGCAAGTTCATGCACCCACATGATCACAGCTCTACTAAACTATTTAAACCATCGAATTTGCTTAGGCTTCTGTGTTAG
- the LOC106299256 gene encoding uncharacterized methyltransferase At1g78140, chloroplastic-like, whose protein sequence is MPMTVVSSRLSPAILPTGLSFSRLLSVKYAAQRLPVSALISARASSASVETKSSVDYVVEKEKKNILACPICYNSLAALISQPHESAESPASGTHLQCKTCNKSYSANETHLDLTVASGTKQYTEPLPLSIELYRNPLVSFLYERGWRQNFMWGGFPGPEKEFEMAKEYLKHVLGGNIIDASCGSGIFSRLFAKSEHFAMVYALDYSENMLRQCYEFLKQEANLIDKKIVVLARADIARLPFLSGSVDAVHAGAALHCWPSPSSAVAEISRVLRPGGVFVATTFIYDGLVRFVPFLKELRQEVMGYSGSHMFLSERELEDLCKSCGLVGFTCVRNGLFIMLSATKPTDMLTHL, encoded by the exons ATGCCGATGACTGTTGTTTCCAGTAGACTTTCACCGGCGATTCTCCCAACCGGTTTATCATTCTCACGGTTGCTTTCCGTCAAGTACGCCGCTCAGAGACTCCCTGTTTCCGCTCTCATATCAGCTCGTGCATCTTCTGCCTCCGTCGAGACAAAGTCGAGT GTGGATTATGTAGTCGAGAAAGAGAAGAAGAACATTCTAGCTTGTCCCATCTGTTATAACTCCTTAGCAGCATTGATTAGTCAACCCCATGAATCAGC AGAATCTCCTGCCTCTGGTACTCACTTACAATGCAAAACCTGTAACAAGAGTTACTCAGCTAATGAGACGCATCTTGATTTGACTGTGGCTAGTGGAACCAAGCAATACACTGAACCACTGCCTCTTTCAATCGAGTTGTACAG GAATCCATTAGTCTCCTTCCTTTACGAGAGAGGTTGGCGTCAGAATTTCATGTGGGGTGGTTTTCCAGGACCCGAGAAAGAG TTTGAAATGGCTAAAGAATATTTGAAGCATGTTTTGGGAGGCAATATCATTGACGCCAGTTGCGGAAGTGGCATATTTTCAAGATTATTCGCTAAGAGTGAGCATTTTGCTATGGTATACGCCCTTGATTACTCGGAGAATATGCTGCGACAGTGTTACGAGTTCTTGAAACAAGAAGCTAACTTAATTGACAAAAA GATCGTTGTGCTGGCTCGAGCAGACATAGCTAGACTCCCGTTTCTTTCGGGTTCAGTTGACGCTGTCCATGCTGGTGCTGCGTTACATTGCTGGCCTTCACCATCTTCAGCT GTTGCTGAGATAAGCCGTGTTCTTAGACCTGGAGGAGTATTTGTTGCCACCACGTTCATTTATGATGGCCTCGTCCGTTTTGTCCCGTTCTTGAAGGAGCTTCGCCAG GAAGTAATGGGGTATTCAGGTTCTCACATGTTTCTGAGCGAACGTGAGCTGGAAGATCTCTGCAAATCATGTGGACTCGTTGGTTTCACTTGTGTTAGAAACGGGCTATTTATAATGCTCTCAGCCACAAAACCCACCGATATGCTCACCCACTTATGA
- the LOC106299307 gene encoding multifunctional methyltransferase subunit TRM112-like protein At1g78190, which translates to MRLIVHNMLTCNIKGVVNKFPLRIEAEKVIKKDVDFNPDFLRHMLAKIEWKALVDGARSMGYTELPDHAPALESDEPFLKKFHHALLELNLEEGSLVCQETGRKFPVEKGVPNMLLHEDEV; encoded by the coding sequence ATGAGGTTGATAGTGCACAACATGTTGACTTGCAACATCAAGGGAGTGGTCAACAAGTTCCCTCTACGGATCGAAGCCGAGAAGGTGATCAAGAAGGATGTCGACTTCAACCCTGATTTTCTCAGACACATGCTGGCCAAGATCGAGTGGAAGGCTCTCGTGGACGGTGCACGTTCCATGGGGTACACCGAGCTTCCTGATCACGCACCGGCGCTAGAATCCGACGAACCGTTCCTCAAGAAGTTCCACCACGCGTTGCTCGAGCTTAATCTCGAGGAAGGCTCGCTCGTATGCCAAGAAACCGGTAGAAAGTTTCCAGTCGAGAAAGGAGTCCCAAACATGCTTCTCCACGAGGACGAAGTTTAA
- the LOC106299110 gene encoding putative pumilio homolog 7, chloroplastic, translated as MKMGEFRESSSPLRTPSHSPNQSLPRPNYVHGDFSPSNNRFSFNSSSEFSLSSSFSNGFYSSDDSSASPPFNGLIPNYNHSSPFTYHHHDKSVNGDDLGLCNDLYRMKIKEDVVQEDPLASFLETNHTGSSLDPLYFSHYEPRNNGGFFHTQKEPFDTWFNNDQTEDKRDMFGHQTQDSIANSRQFGWPSYPTSNSPYINGQEMLGLGMNLGGGLTRDHSAYYRTPTPTTTSSDMLPLFCQGAQASKVSEPFASDESFFMDHQRTGVTRGLMSDPTEICHTSLPNVCDIQGYVYLMAKDQHGCRFLQRIFDEGTPVDAMIIFNEVISHVVELMMDPFGNYLMQKLLDVCTEEQRTQIVLVATAEPGQLIRISLNAYGTRVVQRLVETIRTGKQVSMVKSALRPGFLDLIKDLNGNHVIQRCLQCLGTEDNKFIFDAATKFCTEIATHRHGCCVLQKCIAYSMRQQREKLIAEISRNSLLLAQDPFGNYAVQFVIELRIPSAVAMMLAQLKGHYVQLSMQKFSSHMVERCLMHCPESRPQIVRELVSVPHFDHLLQDPYANFVIQAALAATKGPLHASLVEVIRPHSILRNNPYCKRIFSRNLLKK; from the exons ATGAAGATGGGTGAGTTTCGAGAATCTTCATCTCCTCTAAGAACACCGTCTCATTCTCCTAACCAAAGTCTTCCCCGTCCAAACTACGTTCATGGAGACTTCTCTCCCAGCAACAACAGATTCTCTTTCAACTCTTCCTCAGAATTTTCACTCTCGAGCTCCTTCTCTAACGGATTCTACTCTTCCGACGATAGCTCTGCTTCTCCTCCGTTTAACGGGCTTATCCCTAACTACAATCACTCCTCTCCGTTCACTTATCATCACCATGACAAGAGTGTTAACGGTGATGATCTTGGTCTGTGCAACGATCTCTACCGTATGAAAATCAAAGAAGATGTCGTCCAAGAAGATCCTCTCGCATCCTTTCTTGAGACGAATCATACTGGCTCATCTCTAGATCCACTCTATTTCTCACACTATGAGCCGAGGAATAACGGTGGATTCTTCCACACGCAAAAGGAGCCATTTGACACGTGGTTCAACAACGACCAAACCGAAGACAAGAGAGACATGTTTGGTCATCAAACTCAAGATTCCATAGCCAACTCTCGTCAATTTGGATGGCCTAGCTACCCAACCAGCAACAGTCCTTACATCAACGGCCAGGAGATGTTAGGGTTAGGTATGAATCTTGGAGGAGGGTTAACAAGAGATCACTCAGCTTACTACAGAACACCAACACCAACAACAACATCATCAGACATGTTGCCATTGTTCTGCCAAGGAGCTCAGGCTTCTAAAGTGTCCGAACCATTTGCCTCTGATGAGAGTTTCTTCATGGACCATCAGAGAACCGGTGTTACTCGAGGATTGATGTCTGATCCTACAGAGATATGTCACACGAGTCTACCTAACGTGTGTGACATTCAAGGATACGTCTACTTGATGGCTAAAGACCAACACGGATGTAGATTCTTACAGAGGATATTCGATGAAGGAACTCCTGTTGACGCCATGATAATATTCAATGAAGTGATCTCTCATGTAGTTGAGCTTATGATGGATCCTTTTGGGAATTACTTGATGCAGAAGCTTCTAGATGTTTGTACTGAGGAGCAGAGGACGCAGATTGTGCTTGTGGCTACTGCTGAGCCTGGTCAACTTATAAGGATATCTCTCAACGCATACGG TACTCGAGTTGTTCAGAGATTAGTGGAAACTATCAGAACAGGAAAGCAGGTTTCTATGGTGAAGTCTGCGTTGAGACCTGGTTTTCTTGATTTGATCAAGGATTTAAATGGGAACCATGTGATTCAACGTTGCTTGCAGTGCCTTGGCACTGAAGATAACAAG TTTATCTTTGACGCAGCTACAAAGTTCTGTACTGAGATTGCAACACATCGACATGGATGTTGTGTGCTCCAAAAATGCATTGCTTATTCAATGAGGCAACAAAGAGAGAAGCTGATCGCTGAGATCTCTAGAAACAGTCTCCTTCTTGCTCAAGACCCCTTTGG GAACTACGCAGTGCAGTTCGTTATAGAACTGAGGATTCCATCAGCGGTAGCTATGATGTTGGCTCAGTTAAAAGGGCATTACGTTCAGCTATCCATGCAGAAGTTTAGTAGCCACATGGTAGAGAGATGTCTCATGCATTGTCCCGAGAGTCGTCCACAGATAGTGCGTGAGCTTGTCTCTGTTCCTCACTTTGATCACCTTCTTCAAGACCCTTACGCCAACTTCGTCATCCAAGCGGCTCTTGCGGCCACAAAG GGTCCACTCCATGCATCACTTGTGGAAGTGATAAGGCCACATTCGATTCTGCGTAATAATCCTTATTGCAAGAGGATTTTCTCGAGGAATCTACTGAAGAAGTGA
- the LOC106296969 gene encoding synaptonemal complex protein 1-like isoform X1, whose amino-acid sequence MQKLVFPAMKSLDQMRSLAGSGRNLAFSSRQQPHDSVSSGNFSNLKSTAEKLVKEQASMKSDLELANSKLRKSMDHVVALEEKLQNAFNENAKLRVMQKEDEKLWRGMESKFSSTKTLCDQLTETLQHLASQVQEAEKDKELFESKFFTSAEVIDSLKQQKEDLSSRLGVAEENIKSREKELEELKLEKEQTENSYLNEQCRTASLLKEKDATIVNSEVAIAEAKLNIGNLNLQLEKVRVELTSKEDEAKYLVGVKEKLERDKMDIQLSADNLSQKLINSDQEVKKLEGFVHSLATELAELDKKNLAFVENFDKLNGLYGTHLMLLQKDRDIASDRAQRLYNQLQGEFSTVTVQKEALQSSANELYEQKEELKKAKESLVSQLAEERCSAKQEIEKLESEAKCLVSTNSETEAVLSELKEELEALSENLRASENKTQELLLKLSTSEAESKENYEKLQADAERKAEEIEILQKESHSNQLRLDLLSKEVNQLHSVIEEKELLINQYKENEKKLDQKTTEDKELLAAAETKLLEAKKQYDLMLENKQMELSRHLKELSQRNDQAINEIRRKYDEEKQEIIKAENEKVEKVFKELSTKYDKEISDCKAESKHQLLTIQEDHASLILTIREEHENREFNLKAKHDEELRQAQIQAETELKERITTIRNEHDAQLKAFKCQYEDDCKKLQDELDLQRSKEERQRALLQMQWRVMSDKAPEEQEVSSKKEYSVSSVKVRGSRPPVSRKRQHTTVMLDDDEQDSPFVKEAETPVPKMLRKVENTNTRSIMSSQKQHSKVTRREHEAEAKDGRTTKRRKTKGTFMFEEPQRRTTRFTPRAKTTPRSIAKVAAISSHPPRSANIGDLFSEGSLNPYADDPYAFD is encoded by the exons ATGCAGAAGCTAGTGTTTCCGGCGATGAAGAGCTTGGATCAGATGCGATCGCTGGCTGGATCGGGGAGGAACCTCGCCTTCTCCTCGCGTCAACAACCTCACGATTCCGTCTCTTCCGGAAACTTCTCGAATCTCAAGTCTACGGCAG AGAAACTGGTGAAGGAACAGGCGTCGATGAAATCCGATCTCGAATTGGCG AACTCTAAGCTGAGAAAGTCGATGGATCATGTAGTTGCTTTAGAGGAGAAGCTGCAGAACGCTTTCAACGAGAATGCTAAGCTCAGGGTGATGCAAAAGGAGGATGAAAAGCTTTGGAGAGGGATGGAGTCCAAATTCTCTTCGACGAAGACTCTTTGTGATCAGCTTACTGAGACTCTGCAACACTTGGCTTCCCAGGTTCAAGAAG CTGAGAAGGATAAGGAGCTTTTTGAGTCCAAGTTCTTTACTAGTGCGGAAGTAATAGACTCTTTAAAGCAGCAAAAGGAAGACCTGTCTTCAAGATTGGGTGTTGCTGAAGAAAACATCAAAAGCC GGGAGAAGGAACTAGAGGAGCTCAAACTTGAGAAAGAACAGACAGAGAACTCTTATCTGAATGAACAGTGTAGAACCGCCAGTCTCTTAAAGGAGAAAG ATGCTACGATAGTGAACTCTGAAGTAGCTATAGCTGAAGCAAAACTCAACATTGGGAATTTAAACCTCCAACTTGAGAAGGTGCGTGTTGAGTTAACATCAAAGGAAGATGAGGCCAAATACCTTGTTGGAGTCAAGGAGAAGCTAGAACGAGACAAGATGGATATTCAGCTGAGTGCTGATAATCTATCTCAGAAACTGATCAACTCAGACCAGGAGGTCAAGAAGCTCGAGGGATTTGTACACTCTTTGGCAACCGAATTGGCTGAATTGGACAAGAAGAACTTGGCCTTCGTGGAGAACTTTGATAAGCTAAATGGTTTATATGGCACTCACCTTATGTTGCTCCAGAAGGATAGAGATATTGCTTCTGATCGTGCTCAAAGATTATATAATCAACTCCAAGGAGAGTTCTCCACTGTAACCGTCCAAAAAGAAGCTCTGCAGTCATCAGCCAACGAGTTATATGAACAAAAAGAGGAACTGAAGAAAGCCAAAGAGTCATTGGTTTCTCAACTTGCTGAGGAACGCTGCTCTGCAAAGCAGGAAATTGAAAAACTAGAGTCTGAAGCAAAATGTCTGGTTTCAACAAATTCTGAGACGGAAGCAGTATTATCGGAGCTGAAAGAGGAATTAGAAGCATTGTCTGAAAATCTGAGGGCCTCAGAGAATAAGACG CAAGAATTGTTGTTAAAGCTTTCGACATCAGAGGCTGAAAGCAAAGAGAACTATGAGAAGCTGCAGGCTGATGCAGAGAGAAAGGCTGAAGAAATTGAGATTTTGCAGAAGGAGAGCCATAGCAACCAGCTGCGTCTGGATTTATTGTCAAAAGAGGTGAACCAGCTCCATAGCGTTATTGAAGAGAAAGAGCTTCTTATCAATCAATACAAGGAAAATGAGAAGAAGCTGGACCAGAAAACAACAGAG GACAAGGAGCTACTGGCAGCTGCTGAAACTAAGCTTCTAGAGGCGAAGAAGCAATATGATCTGATGTTGGAAAATAAACAGATGGAATTATCTAGGCACTTGAAGGAGTTATCTCAGAGGAATGACCAG GCGATTAATGAAATCCGGAGGAAATATGATGAGGAGAAGCAGGAGATTATTAAAGCTGAAAATGAAAAG GTTGAGAAGGTTTTCAAAGAGTTATCCACTAAATATGATAAAGAAATTTCTGACTGTAAAGCCGAATCAAAGCACCAATTGCTGACCATTCAAGAGGATCATGCTTCTCTG ATACTCACTATTCGTGAGGAACATGAGAATAGGGAGTTCAATCTCAAAGCCAAGCACGATGAGGAACTGAGACAAGCTCAAATTCAGGCCGAAACTGAACTGAAAGAG AGGATAACAACAATCAGGAACGAGCATGATGCTCAACTGAAAGCATTTAAGTGTCAGTACGAAGATGATTGCAAGAAGCTGCAAGACGAGTTAGATCTTCAGAGATCAAAA GAAGAGAGGCAAAGAGCTTTGTTGCAGATGCAGTGGAGGGTGATGAGTGACAAAGCTCCAGAAGAGCAAGAAGTGAGCTCTAAGAAG GAATACTCAGTCTCATCTGTGAAAGTGAGAGGCTCTCGTCCTCCTGTAAGCAGGAAAAGACAGCATACAACAGTGATGCTTGATGATGATGAACAA GATTCTCCTTTTGTAAAGGAAGCAGAAACACCTGTGCCGAAGATGCTAAGGAAAGTTGAAAATACAAATACAAGAAGCATAATGAGCAGTCAAAAGCAACATAGCAAG GTGACTCGTCGTGAACATGAAGCTGAAGCGAAGGATGGGAGGACCACTAAGCGAAGGAAAACAAAAGGCACTTTCATGTTTGAG GAGCCACAGAGGCGAACGACCCGGTTTACACCAAGAGCTAAGACCACCCCAAGAAGTATCGCTAAG GTGGCAGCCATAAGCAGCCATCCACCACGGTCTGCAAACATTGGAGATCTGTTTTCAGAAGGCTCTCTCAACCCCTACGCTGATGATCCATATGCATTTGACTGA
- the LOC106296969 gene encoding synaptonemal complex protein 1-like isoform X2 encodes MDHVVALEEKLQNAFNENAKLRVMQKEDEKLWRGMESKFSSTKTLCDQLTETLQHLASQVQEAEKDKELFESKFFTSAEVIDSLKQQKEDLSSRLGVAEENIKSREKELEELKLEKEQTENSYLNEQCRTASLLKEKDATIVNSEVAIAEAKLNIGNLNLQLEKVRVELTSKEDEAKYLVGVKEKLERDKMDIQLSADNLSQKLINSDQEVKKLEGFVHSLATELAELDKKNLAFVENFDKLNGLYGTHLMLLQKDRDIASDRAQRLYNQLQGEFSTVTVQKEALQSSANELYEQKEELKKAKESLVSQLAEERCSAKQEIEKLESEAKCLVSTNSETEAVLSELKEELEALSENLRASENKTQELLLKLSTSEAESKENYEKLQADAERKAEEIEILQKESHSNQLRLDLLSKEVNQLHSVIEEKELLINQYKENEKKLDQKTTEDKELLAAAETKLLEAKKQYDLMLENKQMELSRHLKELSQRNDQAINEIRRKYDEEKQEIIKAENEKVEKVFKELSTKYDKEISDCKAESKHQLLTIQEDHASLILTIREEHENREFNLKAKHDEELRQAQIQAETELKERITTIRNEHDAQLKAFKCQYEDDCKKLQDELDLQRSKEERQRALLQMQWRVMSDKAPEEQEVSSKKEYSVSSVKVRGSRPPVSRKRQHTTVMLDDDEQDSPFVKEAETPVPKMLRKVENTNTRSIMSSQKQHSKVTRREHEAEAKDGRTTKRRKTKGTFMFEEPQRRTTRFTPRAKTTPRSIAKVAAISSHPPRSANIGDLFSEGSLNPYADDPYAFD; translated from the exons ATGGATCATGTAGTTGCTTTAGAGGAGAAGCTGCAGAACGCTTTCAACGAGAATGCTAAGCTCAGGGTGATGCAAAAGGAGGATGAAAAGCTTTGGAGAGGGATGGAGTCCAAATTCTCTTCGACGAAGACTCTTTGTGATCAGCTTACTGAGACTCTGCAACACTTGGCTTCCCAGGTTCAAGAAG CTGAGAAGGATAAGGAGCTTTTTGAGTCCAAGTTCTTTACTAGTGCGGAAGTAATAGACTCTTTAAAGCAGCAAAAGGAAGACCTGTCTTCAAGATTGGGTGTTGCTGAAGAAAACATCAAAAGCC GGGAGAAGGAACTAGAGGAGCTCAAACTTGAGAAAGAACAGACAGAGAACTCTTATCTGAATGAACAGTGTAGAACCGCCAGTCTCTTAAAGGAGAAAG ATGCTACGATAGTGAACTCTGAAGTAGCTATAGCTGAAGCAAAACTCAACATTGGGAATTTAAACCTCCAACTTGAGAAGGTGCGTGTTGAGTTAACATCAAAGGAAGATGAGGCCAAATACCTTGTTGGAGTCAAGGAGAAGCTAGAACGAGACAAGATGGATATTCAGCTGAGTGCTGATAATCTATCTCAGAAACTGATCAACTCAGACCAGGAGGTCAAGAAGCTCGAGGGATTTGTACACTCTTTGGCAACCGAATTGGCTGAATTGGACAAGAAGAACTTGGCCTTCGTGGAGAACTTTGATAAGCTAAATGGTTTATATGGCACTCACCTTATGTTGCTCCAGAAGGATAGAGATATTGCTTCTGATCGTGCTCAAAGATTATATAATCAACTCCAAGGAGAGTTCTCCACTGTAACCGTCCAAAAAGAAGCTCTGCAGTCATCAGCCAACGAGTTATATGAACAAAAAGAGGAACTGAAGAAAGCCAAAGAGTCATTGGTTTCTCAACTTGCTGAGGAACGCTGCTCTGCAAAGCAGGAAATTGAAAAACTAGAGTCTGAAGCAAAATGTCTGGTTTCAACAAATTCTGAGACGGAAGCAGTATTATCGGAGCTGAAAGAGGAATTAGAAGCATTGTCTGAAAATCTGAGGGCCTCAGAGAATAAGACG CAAGAATTGTTGTTAAAGCTTTCGACATCAGAGGCTGAAAGCAAAGAGAACTATGAGAAGCTGCAGGCTGATGCAGAGAGAAAGGCTGAAGAAATTGAGATTTTGCAGAAGGAGAGCCATAGCAACCAGCTGCGTCTGGATTTATTGTCAAAAGAGGTGAACCAGCTCCATAGCGTTATTGAAGAGAAAGAGCTTCTTATCAATCAATACAAGGAAAATGAGAAGAAGCTGGACCAGAAAACAACAGAG GACAAGGAGCTACTGGCAGCTGCTGAAACTAAGCTTCTAGAGGCGAAGAAGCAATATGATCTGATGTTGGAAAATAAACAGATGGAATTATCTAGGCACTTGAAGGAGTTATCTCAGAGGAATGACCAG GCGATTAATGAAATCCGGAGGAAATATGATGAGGAGAAGCAGGAGATTATTAAAGCTGAAAATGAAAAG GTTGAGAAGGTTTTCAAAGAGTTATCCACTAAATATGATAAAGAAATTTCTGACTGTAAAGCCGAATCAAAGCACCAATTGCTGACCATTCAAGAGGATCATGCTTCTCTG ATACTCACTATTCGTGAGGAACATGAGAATAGGGAGTTCAATCTCAAAGCCAAGCACGATGAGGAACTGAGACAAGCTCAAATTCAGGCCGAAACTGAACTGAAAGAG AGGATAACAACAATCAGGAACGAGCATGATGCTCAACTGAAAGCATTTAAGTGTCAGTACGAAGATGATTGCAAGAAGCTGCAAGACGAGTTAGATCTTCAGAGATCAAAA GAAGAGAGGCAAAGAGCTTTGTTGCAGATGCAGTGGAGGGTGATGAGTGACAAAGCTCCAGAAGAGCAAGAAGTGAGCTCTAAGAAG GAATACTCAGTCTCATCTGTGAAAGTGAGAGGCTCTCGTCCTCCTGTAAGCAGGAAAAGACAGCATACAACAGTGATGCTTGATGATGATGAACAA GATTCTCCTTTTGTAAAGGAAGCAGAAACACCTGTGCCGAAGATGCTAAGGAAAGTTGAAAATACAAATACAAGAAGCATAATGAGCAGTCAAAAGCAACATAGCAAG GTGACTCGTCGTGAACATGAAGCTGAAGCGAAGGATGGGAGGACCACTAAGCGAAGGAAAACAAAAGGCACTTTCATGTTTGAG GAGCCACAGAGGCGAACGACCCGGTTTACACCAAGAGCTAAGACCACCCCAAGAAGTATCGCTAAG GTGGCAGCCATAAGCAGCCATCCACCACGGTCTGCAAACATTGGAGATCTGTTTTCAGAAGGCTCTCTCAACCCCTACGCTGATGATCCATATGCATTTGACTGA
- the LOC106299457 gene encoding probable protein phosphatase 2C 17, giving the protein MKRICCSRSDTQIVLGQKSRSSKGKPDGEIKFGYSLMKGKAKHPLEDYHVSKLINVEGNELGLFAIFDGHKGDQVAAYLQKHLFSNILKDGEFLVDPRRTIVKAYENTDKEILSDTSSDLWSGGSTAVTAILINGKVMWIANVGDSRAIVSRRGKATQISVDHDPNTDAERSMIESKGGFVTNRPGDVARVNGILAVSRTFGDKDLKAFMNREPDIKDVKIDSHTEILILASDGISKVMANQEAVDIALKFKDPKKAAKQLVVEALKRNSKDDISCIVVRFK; this is encoded by the exons ATGAAAAGGATCTGCTGCTCTCGTTCTGATACACAA ATTGTACTAGGACAAAAATCTCGTTCTAGTAAAGGAAAACCCGATGGAGAAATCAAGTTTGGATATAGTTTAATGAAGGGGAAGGCTAAGCATCCATTGGAGGATTATCATGTTTCTAAGCTCATCAACGTCGAAGGCAATGAACTTGGTTTATTTGCAATCTTTGATGGTCATAAAGGTGATCAAGTAGCTGCTTATTTGCAGAAACATCTCTTCTCCAACATCCTTAAAGAT GGAGAGTTCTTGGTTGATCCTCGAAGAACGATAGTAAAAGCTTATGAGAATACAGACAAAGAGATTTTGTCGGATACTAGTTCGGATTTATGGAGTGGTGGTTCAACCGCAGTGACTGCTATTTTGATAAATGGAAAGGTTATGTGGATAGCTAATGTGGGTGATTCAAGAGCCATTGTGTCTCGTAGAGGTAAAGCAACGCAGATAAGTGTTGATCATGATCCTAATACTGATGCTGAAAGGAGTATGATCGAGAGTAAAGGTGGATTTGTAACCAACAGGCCAG GTGATGTTGCTCGAGTGAATGGTATATTAGCTGTGTCTCGTACCTTTGGTGATAAGGACCTCAAAGCGTTTATGAATAGAGAGCCTGACATTAAGGATGTCAAAATTGATAGCCACACAGAGATTCTTATTTTGGCTAGTGACGGTATTTCAAAGGTGATGGCAAACCAAGAAGCAGTTGACATAGCTTTGAAGTTTAAAGATCCAAAGAAAGCGGCTAAACAACTAGTTGTTGAAGCATTGAAAAGAAACAGTAAAGATGACATATCTTGCATTGTTGTCCGGTTTAAATAG